A region from the Hyalangium gracile genome encodes:
- a CDS encoding acyl-CoA dehydrogenase family protein: MNFEPSAKAKDYLERVRRFMRENIVPVEAKYWEEVRATNPTGDWRQWKIHPLMEHLKKQARAEGLWNLFLPDAQLGAGLSTLEYAPIAEETGRSLMAPEVFNCNAPDTGNMEVLWRYGSEEQKQRWLTPLLAGEIRSVFCMTEPDVASSDATNMQATAVVEGDEVVLNGKKWWTSGLGDPRARVAIFMAHTPDSSAGRHHQHSMVLVPLDTPGVEVRRMLSVYGDYDAPHGHGEVHFNQVRVPVSNIIAGPGKGFEIAQGRLGPGRIHHCMRCIGAAERSLELMIDRGMQRQAFGKPLLNLGGNREHVAEARIAIDQARLLTLYAAWKLDELGALGAMTEISAIKVVAPNVLMKVVDDAIQLHGGAGLCQDTPLPGFFAQARSLRLADGPDEVHKGLIARLELSKRGFSRKE, translated from the coding sequence ATGAACTTCGAGCCGAGCGCAAAGGCCAAGGACTACCTCGAGCGCGTGCGGCGCTTCATGCGCGAGAACATCGTCCCCGTGGAGGCGAAATACTGGGAGGAGGTCCGCGCCACCAACCCCACCGGTGACTGGCGGCAGTGGAAGATCCACCCGCTCATGGAGCACCTGAAGAAGCAGGCCAGGGCCGAGGGGCTCTGGAACCTCTTCCTTCCGGACGCCCAGCTCGGCGCGGGCCTCTCCACGCTGGAGTACGCCCCCATCGCCGAGGAGACCGGGCGCAGCCTCATGGCCCCCGAGGTCTTCAACTGCAACGCCCCCGACACCGGCAACATGGAGGTGCTCTGGCGCTACGGCTCCGAGGAGCAGAAGCAGCGCTGGCTCACGCCCCTGCTGGCCGGGGAGATCCGCTCCGTCTTCTGCATGACCGAGCCGGATGTCGCCTCGTCGGACGCCACGAACATGCAGGCCACCGCCGTCGTCGAGGGCGACGAAGTCGTGCTCAACGGCAAGAAGTGGTGGACCAGCGGACTGGGAGACCCTCGGGCCCGCGTCGCCATCTTCATGGCCCACACCCCGGACTCCAGCGCGGGCCGCCACCACCAGCACTCCATGGTGCTCGTCCCCCTGGACACCCCGGGCGTCGAGGTCCGCCGGATGCTGTCCGTGTACGGCGACTACGACGCGCCCCACGGGCACGGAGAGGTGCACTTCAACCAGGTGCGCGTCCCGGTCTCCAACATCATCGCCGGCCCCGGCAAGGGCTTCGAGATCGCCCAGGGCCGCCTCGGTCCCGGACGCATCCACCACTGCATGCGCTGCATCGGCGCGGCGGAGCGCTCGCTCGAGCTGATGATCGACCGGGGCATGCAGCGCCAGGCCTTCGGCAAGCCCCTGCTCAACCTGGGCGGCAACCGCGAGCATGTCGCCGAGGCCCGCATCGCCATCGACCAGGCCCGCCTGCTCACCCTGTATGCCGCCTGGAAGCTGGATGAGCTGGGCGCGCTCGGGGCGATGACGGAGATCTCCGCCATCAAGGTGGTGGCGCCCAACGTGCTGATGAAGGTGGTGGATGACGCCATCCAGCTCCACGGCGGCGCGGGGCTCTGCCAGGACACGCCGCTCCCCGGCTTCTTCGCCCAGGCCCGCAGCCTCCGCCTGGCCGACGGTCCGGACGAGGTCCACAAGGGCCTCATCGCCCGCCTCGAGCTGTCCAAGCGCGGCTTCTCCCGGAAGGAGTAG
- a CDS encoding serine/threonine-protein kinase, which produces MSSTAPEPAFVPPGEVLGSWRVTGWGGNGVHGAVYRGERADGAPEPAGPVAIKVALLPRDPEFAREVEVLSALRHPSIPRLWDSGEWQHYLGTRHPYIVMEWVEGTPLYAWAWRNCISSQQVLQLLAQLASALAAIHARGAVHRDLKGGNILVRHSDSRAILIDFGSCLPPEAAHLTQPGEIPGTPAYHPPEVALFPLRTQGDAKARYVAGPADDIYALGVTAYRLVTGRYPEAGERFRDKAGTWQARELWSPSPDFINHRVEPRLNALILRMLSARPEERGTAAELAEALEQAARQPLPESTQPLFEPQPPAEPGRPHGPVRLWRPLLAMAAAILALVAETWWTSPRHGVEKPALARHDATGAGDQNGGAARLGDTAQPVATESSSAPTAREAMTGESFLLPRPDQAQPDTRGQCPRKRQVAINGRCWGILKLAREECEDLSGQLLNDTCYVPVLPPGRRAPTSHPPPKP; this is translated from the coding sequence ATGTCCTCGACCGCGCCAGAGCCCGCTTTCGTTCCTCCAGGCGAGGTGCTGGGCTCCTGGCGCGTGACGGGCTGGGGAGGCAACGGCGTCCATGGGGCCGTCTACCGTGGGGAGCGCGCGGACGGAGCGCCCGAGCCAGCGGGCCCCGTGGCCATCAAGGTCGCCCTGCTCCCGAGAGACCCCGAGTTCGCCCGCGAGGTGGAGGTGCTCTCCGCCCTGCGCCACCCCAGCATCCCGCGCCTGTGGGACTCCGGCGAGTGGCAGCACTACCTGGGCACGCGGCACCCCTACATCGTCATGGAGTGGGTGGAAGGCACGCCGCTGTACGCGTGGGCCTGGCGGAACTGCATCAGCTCCCAGCAGGTGCTCCAGCTCCTGGCCCAGCTCGCGAGCGCGCTCGCCGCCATCCACGCTCGAGGCGCCGTCCACCGCGACCTCAAGGGAGGCAACATCCTGGTGCGGCACAGCGACAGCCGCGCCATCCTCATCGACTTCGGCTCCTGTCTCCCTCCGGAAGCCGCCCACCTGACGCAGCCAGGAGAGATACCCGGCACGCCCGCCTATCATCCTCCCGAGGTGGCGCTGTTCCCGCTGCGCACCCAGGGGGATGCCAAGGCGCGATACGTCGCGGGACCGGCGGATGACATCTATGCGCTGGGCGTCACCGCCTACCGGCTCGTCACCGGCAGGTACCCGGAGGCGGGCGAGCGCTTCCGGGACAAGGCAGGCACCTGGCAGGCCCGCGAGCTGTGGTCGCCTTCGCCCGACTTCATCAATCACCGGGTGGAGCCGCGCCTCAACGCGCTGATCCTGCGCATGCTCTCGGCCCGCCCCGAGGAGCGCGGCACCGCGGCGGAGCTGGCCGAGGCGCTGGAGCAGGCCGCGCGACAGCCGCTCCCGGAGAGCACCCAGCCGCTGTTCGAGCCGCAGCCGCCCGCCGAGCCCGGCAGGCCTCACGGACCGGTGCGCCTCTGGCGGCCCCTGCTGGCGATGGCCGCCGCGATCCTGGCGCTGGTCGCGGAGACGTGGTGGACCTCGCCCAGGCACGGGGTGGAGAAGCCCGCTCTGGCCCGGCACGACGCGACCGGGGCGGGCGACCAGAACGGAGGCGCGGCGAGACTCGGCGATACGGCGCAGCCTGTGGCCACCGAGAGCTCCTCGGCCCCCACCGCGCGGGAGGCGATGACGGGGGAGTCCTTCCTGCTGCCTCGGCCTGATCAGGCGCAGCCCGATACGCGAGGACAATGCCCTCGCAAGCGCCAGGTCGCCATCAACGGGCGATGCTGGGGGATCCTCAAGCTGGCCCGCGAGGAGTGCGAGGACCTCAGCGGTCAGCTCCTCAATGACACGTGCTACGTCCCCGTCCTCCCGCCGGGCCGGCGCGCCCCCACCTCCCATCCTCCGCCCAAGCCCTGA
- a CDS encoding SRPBCC family protein has protein sequence MRLPDSLRRLAALVLTTAALFVGFFLGVRPWYLVWGATDAEQRRSLPGDELVPDARDQATSTRAITIQAPPEKVWPWLAQLGQDRGGFYSYEVLEDLVGTRMENADRVHPEFQAWKVGDKLWMYPPEKLDGQGHALLARIDPGRVLGFVTRQYGTPPTEPYNGSWSFILEPLGEGATRLLIRGRAGGTRAFLGSTFDHALFEPMHFVMERKMMETLEQRAEGGRVSEVADTAHPVLWTVTFALFIVSLVRVVRHERWLWALAAFAAAGIVFQILTFAQPPLAVGGILVLGVVLLLWLPPMLSPRRAAPRARVMPSRLTHEAGR, from the coding sequence ATGCGCCTGCCCGACTCCCTCCGCCGCCTCGCCGCGCTCGTCCTCACGACGGCCGCGCTCTTCGTGGGCTTCTTCCTGGGAGTCCGTCCCTGGTATCTCGTCTGGGGCGCCACGGACGCGGAGCAGCGCAGGTCGCTGCCTGGGGATGAGCTCGTGCCCGATGCTCGCGATCAGGCCACGAGCACGCGCGCCATCACCATCCAGGCGCCCCCGGAGAAGGTGTGGCCGTGGCTGGCGCAGCTGGGCCAGGACCGGGGCGGCTTCTACAGCTACGAGGTGCTCGAGGACCTCGTGGGCACCCGGATGGAGAACGCCGACCGCGTGCATCCCGAGTTCCAGGCATGGAAGGTGGGCGACAAGCTGTGGATGTATCCTCCCGAGAAGCTCGACGGGCAGGGGCACGCGCTGCTGGCCCGGATCGATCCGGGACGGGTGCTCGGGTTCGTCACCCGGCAGTACGGCACGCCGCCCACCGAGCCGTACAACGGAAGCTGGTCCTTCATCCTCGAGCCGCTCGGAGAGGGGGCCACGCGGTTGCTGATCCGCGGCAGGGCGGGGGGAACGCGGGCCTTCCTGGGCTCGACCTTCGATCATGCCCTCTTCGAGCCGATGCACTTCGTCATGGAGCGCAAGATGATGGAGACGCTCGAGCAGCGGGCCGAAGGCGGCCGGGTGTCCGAGGTGGCCGACACCGCGCACCCGGTGCTGTGGACGGTCACCTTCGCCCTCTTCATCGTGTCGCTCGTGCGAGTGGTCCGGCATGAGCGGTGGCTCTGGGCACTCGCGGCGTTCGCGGCGGCGGGCATCGTCTTCCAGATCCTGACGTTCGCGCAGCCGCCGCTCGCCGTCGGAGGCATCCTGGTCCTCGGAGTCGTCCTGCTGCTCTGGCTGCCTCCGATGCTGTCGCCGCGTCGGGCCGCGCCGCGCGCTCGCGTCATGCCGTCCCGCCTCACCCACGAGGCGGGACGATGA
- a CDS encoding dipeptide epimerase, whose product MNPTVITALTVEPLDLPLTEPFAIATGAQHVAHNVLVRLTLADGTTGLGEAAPFTAVSGETQARTLAAIQSVRERLIGQEARSWRPLSAWLTEALPGEPSARCGLETALLDALARHHRVPLWVFFGGAGTELDIDMTVTAGDRAHAESSARAILARGITTLKVKVGALSPEQDVERLVAIHQVAPQARLFADANGGYTVPQARAFLSGLERAGVPLSLFEQPVPAEDLAGLAELTRGSRIPICADESARSAEDVLRLIRERAATGINIKTMKCGVVESLMMWHLARAAGMELMIGGMVESALAMSCSAHLAAGLGGFHYADLDTPLFIAKHPFRGGYRQQGSRVSIADVTSGHGVELA is encoded by the coding sequence ATGAACCCCACCGTCATCACCGCGCTGACCGTCGAGCCGCTGGACCTGCCGCTCACCGAGCCGTTCGCCATCGCCACCGGCGCGCAGCACGTGGCCCACAACGTCCTCGTGCGCCTCACGCTCGCCGACGGCACCACCGGCCTGGGCGAGGCCGCGCCCTTCACCGCCGTCAGCGGCGAGACGCAGGCCCGCACGCTCGCCGCCATCCAGTCCGTGCGCGAGCGGCTCATCGGCCAGGAGGCCCGCTCGTGGCGTCCGCTGTCCGCGTGGCTCACGGAGGCGCTGCCCGGTGAGCCGTCGGCCCGCTGCGGCCTGGAGACGGCGCTGCTCGACGCGCTGGCCCGCCACCACCGCGTGCCCCTGTGGGTCTTCTTCGGCGGCGCCGGCACGGAGCTGGACATCGACATGACGGTGACGGCCGGAGACCGCGCGCACGCCGAGTCCTCCGCTCGCGCCATCCTCGCTCGCGGCATCACCACCCTGAAGGTGAAGGTCGGCGCCCTGTCTCCCGAGCAGGACGTGGAGCGGCTCGTGGCCATCCACCAGGTGGCGCCCCAGGCGCGGCTCTTCGCCGACGCCAACGGCGGCTACACCGTGCCCCAGGCCCGGGCCTTCCTCTCCGGGCTGGAGCGCGCGGGCGTGCCGCTCTCCCTCTTCGAGCAGCCCGTCCCCGCCGAGGACCTGGCCGGCCTGGCCGAGCTCACCCGCGGCTCGCGCATCCCCATCTGCGCCGACGAGTCCGCCCGCTCCGCCGAGGACGTGCTGCGCCTCATCCGCGAGCGCGCCGCCACCGGCATCAACATCAAGACCATGAAGTGCGGCGTGGTCGAGTCCCTGATGATGTGGCACCTGGCCCGCGCCGCCGGCATGGAGCTCATGATTGGCGGCATGGTGGAGAGCGCGCTGGCCATGAGCTGCTCGGCCCACCTGGCCGCGGGCCTGGGCGGCTTCCACTACGCGGACCTCGACACGCCCCTGTTCATCGCGAAGCACCCCTTCCGCGGCGGCTACCGGCAGCAGGGCTCCCGGGTGAGCATCGCGGACGTCACCTCGGGCCACGGCGTGGAGCTGGCCTGA
- a CDS encoding S41 family peptidase: MGRWIAVLLCGLGASAWAQASGGFAKRGDEVVAEVRERFYDAKKAAQWAERHKGYGAAARSEEDFARLTHEALAELQASHTAYYPRDTLGHVGLSSIFRRVLKQQEVEYVSMGVDVAQRPEGLFVRRVFAGGPAEKAGLLRGDRIVSVEGQPFQPLLSLKNRAGKATRVVVERVKGQPPLTLTVTPRRIDAKAEWLEAQEKSSRVIERGGKRVAYQALYSCAGPEHQEALGEYILYEAKDAQALVVDFRDGWGGCNPEFLNLFNKNLPVLTSVDRQGKPFVYRAAWLMPVVLLVNGGSRSGKELVSFAMKQRGMATLVGEKTAGAVLAGTPVRLSNGDLLYVAVMDGNIDGTRLEGVGVSVDVEVPDALPYAAGKDPQLDKALEVAATLEPPDAPAEGLK, from the coding sequence ATGGGACGCTGGATCGCGGTACTGCTGTGCGGACTCGGCGCGAGCGCCTGGGCGCAGGCGTCGGGCGGCTTCGCGAAGCGAGGGGACGAAGTGGTCGCCGAGGTGCGCGAGCGCTTCTACGACGCGAAGAAGGCCGCGCAGTGGGCCGAGCGCCACAAGGGCTACGGCGCGGCGGCCCGGAGCGAGGAGGACTTCGCTCGGCTCACGCACGAGGCGCTGGCGGAGCTGCAGGCCTCGCACACGGCCTACTACCCGCGAGACACGCTGGGGCACGTGGGGCTGTCCTCCATCTTCCGGCGGGTGCTGAAGCAGCAGGAGGTGGAGTACGTGAGCATGGGCGTGGACGTGGCGCAGCGGCCCGAGGGTCTCTTCGTGCGCCGCGTCTTCGCGGGAGGCCCGGCGGAGAAGGCGGGGCTGCTGCGAGGAGACCGCATCGTGAGCGTGGAGGGCCAGCCCTTCCAGCCGCTGCTCTCGCTGAAGAACCGGGCGGGCAAGGCCACCCGGGTGGTGGTGGAGCGAGTGAAGGGCCAGCCTCCGCTGACGCTGACGGTGACGCCGCGCCGCATCGACGCGAAGGCCGAGTGGCTCGAGGCGCAGGAGAAGAGCTCGCGCGTCATCGAGCGCGGGGGCAAGCGCGTGGCCTACCAGGCCCTGTACTCGTGCGCGGGGCCGGAGCACCAGGAGGCGCTGGGGGAGTACATCCTGTACGAGGCGAAGGACGCGCAGGCGCTGGTGGTGGACTTCCGGGATGGGTGGGGCGGGTGCAACCCGGAGTTCCTCAACCTGTTCAACAAGAACCTCCCGGTGCTCACGTCGGTGGATCGGCAGGGCAAGCCGTTCGTCTACCGCGCCGCCTGGCTCATGCCGGTGGTGCTGCTGGTGAACGGCGGCTCGCGCAGTGGCAAGGAGCTGGTGTCGTTCGCGATGAAGCAGCGGGGCATGGCCACGCTGGTGGGCGAGAAGACGGCGGGCGCGGTGCTGGCGGGCACGCCGGTGCGCCTGTCCAACGGAGACCTCCTCTATGTCGCGGTGATGGACGGGAACATCGACGGCACCCGTCTGGAGGGCGTGGGTGTCAGCGTGGACGTCGAGGTGCCCGACGCGCTGCCATACGCGGCGGGGAAGGATCCGCAGCTGGACAAGGCGCTCGAGGTGGCCGCGACGCTCGAGCCACCGGATGCGCCCGCCGAGGGCCTGAAGTAG
- a CDS encoding LuxR C-terminal-related transcriptional regulator, protein MLDSPASPLRLALVAEDPLARGALSRALSDAGGESLALVAAGTLVELEAARAEPPDVVLWDVGLRLSEVDGRLEPPELGAPVLALVPDEAAGELALAAGARGLLFRDASPGALLAALQAVARGLAVFEPSLSPVRPTPRASTAAPSSQEPLTPREREVLALLAEGLSNKAIADRLAISEHTAKFHVNAVLAKLGVQRRTEAVVRAARLGLVTL, encoded by the coding sequence GTGCTGGACTCGCCCGCCTCTCCGCTCCGCCTCGCCCTCGTCGCCGAGGATCCGCTCGCGCGCGGAGCGCTCTCCCGTGCCCTCTCGGACGCGGGTGGGGAGAGCCTGGCCCTCGTCGCGGCGGGCACCCTGGTGGAGCTGGAGGCGGCTCGTGCCGAGCCTCCGGACGTAGTGCTGTGGGATGTGGGCCTGCGCCTGTCCGAGGTCGACGGGCGGCTGGAGCCCCCCGAGCTGGGGGCGCCCGTGCTGGCGCTGGTGCCGGATGAAGCGGCTGGAGAGCTGGCGCTGGCGGCCGGTGCCCGAGGCCTGCTCTTCCGGGATGCCTCCCCCGGGGCGCTGCTGGCCGCGCTCCAGGCCGTGGCTCGTGGCCTCGCCGTCTTCGAACCCTCGCTCTCCCCCGTGCGCCCCACGCCAAGGGCCTCCACCGCCGCTCCCTCCAGCCAGGAGCCCCTCACGCCCCGCGAGCGCGAGGTGCTCGCGCTGCTGGCCGAGGGCCTCTCCAACAAGGCCATCGCCGACCGGCTCGCCATCAGCGAGCACACCGCCAAGTTCCACGTCAACGCGGTGCTCGCCAAGCTGGGCGTCCAGCGGCGCACCGAGGCCGTCGTCCGAGCCGCACGCCTGGGGCTGGTGACGCTGTAG
- a CDS encoding ATP-binding protein has product MSSPSPPRDSLPWKLLELQTEFIRGRSSRAVLERWLSLLLEQAGSQRGFLATALSGSGAGGSLQLVASSPPGWAEAEWQEPRWSSSQEPAPRSLRLLAEQALSVGQVVLADGSTAPCSLLALPLREGDGRVGLVGLALRPDGAPEPLLQGLEPALAVGASLLRGWHEAQRQEQAEEASRQLQAELEGVRQQFTSVEEELWTLDLSTQVLHPSRRWRALTGYGENEVEHTLSGWQRLCHPEDLPHAVQCIAEHVSGATPYVEFEYRARSKNGTWAWIRTRGQVVARNARGEPVRLAGTDADLTATKHSEERLSALLQAVPDLIFRQTTDGLFLDFSCSTEQQTLVRPEAFVGRNIRDLPLPQHVIELSLERFEHVAREGTVAVYEYELNMPEGRQSYEARVVRSGPGEVVSIVRNVTERRLVEERQAQLIQAEKLASLGQMAAGIAHEINNPVSYVTSNLRVLEQYATAFLPVLGWLREQMEAPDTRPRTLSADRLAEMRAQWAQGELDQVLEDMPELLRESLTGVRRIREIAQSLRVFAREDDGKLQEVDLNEELESTLRMVGNELKYKCEVKRDLEPLPRVTCHPTQLVQVFTNLLLNAGQAIENRGEIRIRTRRQEEEVVVEISDTGRGMTPETLSKLFTPFFTTKPRGQGTGLGLSISRDIVTRHGGRLEVRSEPGQGSTFTLYLPLRPPG; this is encoded by the coding sequence GTGTCCTCTCCCAGCCCGCCCCGAGACTCCCTCCCGTGGAAGCTGCTCGAGCTCCAGACGGAATTCATCCGGGGCCGCTCCTCCCGAGCGGTGCTCGAGCGATGGCTGTCCCTGCTGCTCGAGCAGGCAGGCAGCCAGAGAGGCTTTCTCGCCACGGCGCTGTCTGGCTCCGGCGCCGGGGGCTCGCTCCAGCTCGTTGCCTCCTCGCCTCCGGGGTGGGCGGAGGCCGAGTGGCAGGAGCCCCGGTGGAGCTCTTCTCAGGAGCCAGCGCCTCGGAGCCTCCGGCTGCTGGCCGAGCAGGCGCTCTCGGTGGGCCAGGTGGTGCTCGCGGACGGCTCGACGGCTCCGTGCTCGCTTCTGGCGCTGCCACTCCGGGAGGGAGACGGACGGGTGGGGCTCGTGGGCCTCGCCCTTCGTCCGGATGGCGCCCCGGAGCCGCTGCTCCAAGGCCTCGAGCCAGCGCTGGCCGTGGGCGCGAGCCTCCTGCGGGGCTGGCATGAGGCGCAACGGCAGGAGCAGGCCGAGGAGGCTTCTCGCCAGCTCCAGGCGGAGCTGGAGGGCGTGCGCCAGCAGTTCACCAGCGTGGAGGAGGAGCTGTGGACGCTGGACCTCTCCACCCAGGTGCTCCATCCGAGCCGCCGGTGGCGAGCCCTCACCGGCTATGGCGAGAACGAGGTGGAGCACACCCTGTCGGGCTGGCAGCGCCTGTGCCACCCGGAGGATCTCCCCCACGCCGTGCAGTGCATCGCCGAGCACGTGAGCGGCGCCACGCCCTACGTCGAGTTCGAGTACCGCGCGCGGAGCAAGAACGGCACGTGGGCCTGGATTCGCACGCGAGGGCAGGTGGTGGCGCGCAACGCGCGGGGCGAGCCGGTGCGGCTGGCCGGCACCGACGCGGACCTCACCGCCACGAAGCACAGCGAGGAGCGGCTGAGCGCCCTGCTCCAGGCCGTTCCGGACCTCATCTTCCGCCAGACCACCGACGGCCTGTTCCTCGACTTCAGCTGCAGCACGGAGCAGCAGACGCTGGTGCGGCCCGAGGCGTTCGTGGGGAGGAACATCCGGGACCTGCCCCTGCCCCAGCACGTCATCGAGCTGTCGCTGGAGCGGTTCGAGCACGTGGCCCGCGAGGGGACGGTGGCCGTCTACGAGTACGAGCTGAACATGCCGGAGGGGCGGCAGAGCTACGAGGCGCGCGTGGTCCGCAGCGGGCCGGGCGAGGTGGTGAGCATCGTCCGGAACGTCACCGAGCGGCGCCTGGTGGAGGAGCGCCAGGCGCAGCTCATCCAGGCCGAGAAGCTGGCCTCGCTAGGGCAGATGGCGGCGGGCATCGCGCACGAGATCAACAACCCGGTGAGCTACGTGACGAGCAACCTGCGGGTGCTCGAGCAGTACGCCACGGCCTTCCTGCCGGTGCTGGGGTGGTTGCGGGAGCAGATGGAGGCTCCGGACACGCGGCCTCGGACGCTGTCGGCGGACCGGCTCGCGGAGATGCGGGCGCAGTGGGCGCAGGGGGAGCTGGACCAGGTGCTGGAGGACATGCCCGAGCTGCTCCGGGAGTCGCTGACGGGCGTGCGGCGCATCCGGGAGATCGCCCAGAGCCTGCGGGTGTTCGCCCGCGAGGACGACGGGAAGCTGCAGGAGGTGGACCTGAACGAGGAGCTGGAGTCCACGCTGCGGATGGTGGGCAACGAGCTGAAGTACAAGTGCGAGGTGAAGCGTGACCTGGAGCCGCTGCCTCGCGTCACGTGCCATCCCACGCAGCTGGTGCAGGTGTTCACCAACCTGCTGCTCAACGCGGGGCAGGCCATCGAGAACCGGGGGGAGATCCGCATCCGGACGCGGCGGCAGGAAGAGGAAGTGGTGGTGGAGATCTCCGACACGGGCAGGGGGATGACGCCGGAGACGCTCTCCAAGCTGTTCACGCCCTTCTTCACGACCAAGCCGCGAGGGCAAGGCACGGGGCTGGGGCTGTCCATCAGCCGTGACATCGTCACCCGGCACGGGGGCCGGCTCGAGGTGCGGAGCGAACCGGGCCAGGGCAGCACCTTCACCCTCTACCTGCCCCTCCGGCCGCCGGGGTAG
- a CDS encoding trypsin-like serine peptidase, translating to MDVFFYEHNPGMPPPSIASQTTQALQGTVRPHAQLEVRLNASGDILSSNADLAIVALDRPVPPGFQPSALSKTDITLQEPLVLAGFGHDEDLGLLDTLRLTHTIKVTAVEDSVSGRYRLERRETDFFRGDSGGPCFRTSAGGPLLVGISTTGLGREPTMLALRDYFDWLQEEIARAEAVESIP from the coding sequence GTGGATGTCTTCTTCTATGAGCACAACCCTGGCATGCCGCCACCATCCATCGCGAGCCAGACGACGCAAGCCCTCCAGGGCACGGTCCGTCCCCATGCTCAGCTGGAAGTGCGCCTGAATGCCTCGGGAGACATCCTCTCCAGCAACGCGGATCTGGCTATCGTCGCGCTAGACAGGCCAGTGCCTCCTGGCTTTCAGCCCAGCGCACTGTCGAAGACGGACATCACGCTCCAAGAGCCTCTCGTCCTCGCGGGGTTCGGCCATGACGAGGACCTGGGCCTGCTCGATACGCTACGCCTCACCCATACGATCAAGGTCACGGCCGTAGAGGACTCGGTCAGCGGGAGATACCGGCTCGAGCGGCGTGAGACCGACTTCTTCAGGGGAGATAGCGGTGGTCCCTGCTTCCGGACATCCGCCGGGGGACCTCTGCTCGTCGGCATCTCGACAACGGGGCTCGGTCGCGAGCCCACGATGCTCGCACTCCGTGACTACTTCGACTGGCTCCAAGAAGAGATCGCACGCGCGGAAGCAGTGGAGTCCATCCCATGA
- a CDS encoding trypsin-like serine protease, which produces MTSADVARTRLLLSTLGLAVLGLGLQPGCATSAPPPKRFTSSAPAEEQATAEELFPQGFLVVNPGQMDATDRHLASTMVHVGRPDESGVADGCTGVVIHPRLVITAAHCVCGHRMPTREDEAARAGSTKASPAPRQAGKVSRAAALDKIELTDIIDAKSSCAEAATVLTVSYVDPANKNQSREVLQRHVGKVSVHPDFEIIRGRTTGAPQVVWSNADLAVILLEHSLPSELPHLELAETEVQVGDVVTMTGFSYGSPSPRYGVRHFGDNRVKRLIQFDTGSAVFRVEDQQLPDGRPASHLQQGDSGGACIKDGGEKVLVGIATVGAKTPTGERMSIFTSVYAHRGWLLQMLQRAEES; this is translated from the coding sequence ATGACGAGTGCTGACGTGGCGAGAACCCGGCTGCTGCTCTCCACCCTTGGGCTGGCCGTGCTCGGGCTTGGACTCCAACCCGGCTGCGCCACGAGTGCACCTCCGCCCAAGCGCTTTACGAGCTCCGCTCCGGCGGAGGAACAGGCAACCGCCGAGGAGCTGTTTCCGCAGGGATTCCTCGTCGTGAATCCGGGCCAGATGGATGCCACCGATCGTCATCTGGCATCGACCATGGTTCACGTGGGTCGACCCGACGAGAGCGGCGTGGCGGACGGCTGCACGGGGGTGGTGATCCATCCGCGTCTGGTCATCACAGCAGCGCATTGCGTCTGTGGCCACCGGATGCCCACACGCGAAGATGAAGCAGCACGTGCTGGCAGCACGAAGGCTTCACCCGCACCGCGCCAGGCGGGCAAGGTCTCGAGAGCCGCGGCACTCGACAAGATCGAACTCACGGACATCATCGACGCGAAGTCGTCCTGCGCCGAGGCCGCCACGGTGCTGACCGTTTCCTATGTCGATCCAGCAAACAAGAACCAGTCCAGAGAGGTCCTTCAGCGCCATGTAGGCAAGGTGTCGGTCCACCCCGACTTCGAGATCATTCGTGGTCGAACGACTGGTGCCCCGCAGGTGGTGTGGAGCAACGCGGATCTTGCCGTCATTCTTCTCGAGCATTCCCTGCCGAGCGAACTGCCTCACCTCGAGCTTGCGGAGACCGAGGTCCAGGTGGGTGACGTCGTCACGATGACGGGCTTCAGCTACGGGTCACCTTCGCCGCGGTACGGCGTCCGCCACTTCGGCGACAACCGGGTAAAACGACTCATCCAGTTCGATACCGGGAGCGCCGTCTTCAGAGTCGAAGACCAACAGCTACCTGATGGCCGCCCGGCCTCTCATCTCCAGCAGGGAGATAGCGGCGGAGCGTGCATCAAGGATGGCGGCGAAAAAGTGCTCGTTGGCATCGCGACCGTCGGAGCGAAGACTCCCACGGGAGAGCGCATGTCCATCTTCACCAGCGTCTACGCCCACCGCGGCTGGCTGCTCCAGATGCTCCAGCGGGCAGAGGAGAGCTGA